In Perognathus longimembris pacificus isolate PPM17 chromosome 3, ASM2315922v1, whole genome shotgun sequence, a single window of DNA contains:
- the Ubl3 gene encoding ubiquitin-like protein 3 isoform X2, producing the protein MSSNVPADMINLRLILVSGKTKEFLFSPNDSASDIAKHVYDNWPMDWEEEQVSSPNILRLIYQGRFLHGNVTLGALKLPFGKTTVMHLVARETLPEPNSQGQRNREKTGESNCCVIL; encoded by the exons ATTAATTTGCGCCTCATCCTGGTGAGTGGAAAAACAAAAGAGTTCCTGTTTTCTCCTAATGATTCTGCTTCTGACATTGCAAAGCACGTGTATGACAACTGGCCAATGG ACTGGGAAGAAGAGCAGGTCAGCAGTCCAAATATTCTGCGACTTATTTATCAAGGGCGATTTCTACATGGAAATGTCACATTAGGAG CATTAAAACTTCCTTTTGGGAAAACAACGGTGATGCATTTGGTGGCCAGAGAGACATTGCCAGAGCCAAACTCTCAAG GTCAGAGGAATCGCGAAAAGACTGGAGAGAGTAATTGTTGTGTAATCCTGTAA
- the Ubl3 gene encoding ubiquitin-like protein 3 isoform X1 → MSSNVPADMINLRLILVSGKTKEFLFSPNDSASDIAKHVYDNWPMDWEEEQVSSPNILRLIYQGRFLHGNVTLGALKLPFGKTTVMHLVARETLPEPNSQGKLFPKKPQGQAFTTRWFFLDLLKERKFS, encoded by the exons ATTAATTTGCGCCTCATCCTGGTGAGTGGAAAAACAAAAGAGTTCCTGTTTTCTCCTAATGATTCTGCTTCTGACATTGCAAAGCACGTGTATGACAACTGGCCAATGG ACTGGGAAGAAGAGCAGGTCAGCAGTCCAAATATTCTGCGACTTATTTATCAAGGGCGATTTCTACATGGAAATGTCACATTAGGAG CATTAAAACTTCCTTTTGGGAAAACAACGGTGATGCATTTGGTGGCCAGAGAGACATTGCCAGAGCCAAACTCTCAAGGTAAGCTGTTTCCTAAAAAGCCACAAG GTCAGGCATTCACAACTAGATGGTTTTTCTTGGACCTGCTGAAGGAAAGGAAGTTTTCATAG